A DNA window from Phragmites australis chromosome 11, lpPhrAust1.1, whole genome shotgun sequence contains the following coding sequences:
- the LOC133884328 gene encoding uncharacterized protein At5g08430-like isoform X3, translating to MGKGSSGRRLRGGGCSAGGSKRPRRVAEEEAEAEAEAEAGEDYCFVCKDGGELRVCDFRSCHKAYHPGCVGKDSDFLSSDEEFICEWHTCFICEGRTRYYCFCCPHHTFCQGCVKQAEFVPVIRKTKGFCWNCLRMAIMIERNVDVDSDGERVDFSDRETYEFLFKEYWEIVKDKEGLTLHNLEEAYVFLKKGLNHKQDSDLEILPDEEHKSDDDFSGRSDDGDDEPSSLPNLNGPSKKVKVFLKKGKSKKNAYVGWGSKELIGFLLSIGKDTSKSLDQIGAAEVVKEYIRQKGLLQKDKKKHVICDDKLHSLFRKSKLMYNRIYSLLERHIAENMTSEDETLSSSEDNNDSVMKKKARTVSYECSTPKRTSEINKRCFASLVRDNIKLIYLKRSLVMDLLKEPDTFGNKVIGCFVRVKNDPKDFSYQMPKRLYQLGQVTGIRKSSEEYKIRDIYTDVLLCTSNISDVKISMLSDEDFEEEECEDLRLLAQKESFKRLTVGDLEEKARNIHRDIVSHWINKELRRLEKLIEMAHEKGWRNEMHEYMDKKKLLREPSERQRLLEEVPEVIPDTEYSKDTKFQVAAKDKSIQKNTVAFQGTNGGKVFPLKRCSEENSKATKADADGGTSGTHVQKQGTKATEANVAGDILCVQKQDTEATEANADGDTPAMHVQRQNTEATKANTAGDTPGKFVQKQGAEASDADMTTQVIILDDDEDDNLSEKGDQTAVADLDANGAGNTCPVRHETNNSRGQKPAKVKGLMSQRKCVWYYIDPQGDEQGPFTMEHLRHWWNDGHFPEDFKVWRTGQTSDSAILLRDALQVTR from the exons ATGGGCAAAGGGAGTAGCGGGAGGCGCCTCCGTGGAGGCGGCTGCAGCGCGGGCGGGAGCAAGCGGCCGCGGCGGgttgcggaggaggaggcggaggcggaggcggaggcggaggcaggggAGGACTACTGCTTCGTCTGCAAGGACGGCGGCGAGCTCCGCGTCTGCGACTTCAG GAGCTGCCACAAAGCTTACCATCCTGGTTGCGTGGGAAAAGACAGTGACTTTCTCAGTTCGGATGAAGAATTCATTTGCG AATGGCATACATGCTTTATTTGCGAAGGGCGTACACGCTACTACTGCTTCTGTTGTCCACACCACACTTTTTGTCAAGGTTGCGTGAAACAAGCAGAATTCGTCCCAGTCATCAGGAAAACAAAGGGATTTTGCTGGAACTGTTTAAGGATGGCAATCATGATTGAGAGGAACGTTGATGTTGACTCTGATGGG gagaGGGTTGATTTCAGTGACAGGGAGACttatgaatttttatttaaGGAGTACTGGGAGATAGTTAAAGACAAAGAGGGCTTGACGCTGCATAACCTTGAAGAAGCTtatgtttttctgaaaaaaggCCTAAACCACAAACAAGATTCAGATTTGGAAATACTTCCTGATGAAGAGCACAAGTCAGATGATGATTTCTCGGGCCGTAGTGATGATGGTGATGACGAACCATCTTCCCTACCCAACTTAAATGGACCATCAAAGAAAGTTAAAGTCTTTCTGAAGAAAGGCAAGTCAAAGAAGAATGCCTATGTGGGTTGGGGTTCAAAAGAGCTCATTGGGTTCCTTTTATCAATAGGCAAAGATACATCAAAATCTCTAGATCAAATTGGTGCTGCCGAAGTTGTGAAGGAGTACATTCGTCAAAAAGGTCTTTTGcaaaaagataagaaaaaacATGTCATATGTGATGACAAGCTCCATTCTTTGTTTAGGAAATCGAAACTGATGTACAACAGGATATATAGCTTGCTAGAAAGGCATATTGCTGAAAATATGACATCAGAGGATGAAACTCTTTCTAGTTCTGAGGATAACAATGATTCGGTTATGAAAAAGAAAGCTCGGACTGTGAGCTATGAATGCAGTACTCCAAAGCGCACTTCAGAAATAAACAAGAGATGCTTTGCTTCTCTTGTTCGGGATAACATTAAGTTGATCTATTTGAAGCGATCTTTAGTTATGGACCTACTAAAGGAGCCAGATACATTTGGAAATAAAGTTATTGGCTGTTTTGTTAGAGTAAAGAATGATCCTAAAGATTTTAGTTACCAGATGCCTAAAAGGTTGTACCAACTTGGACAAGTAACAG GCATCAGGAAATCCTCAGAAGAATACAAGATAAGGGACATATATACAGATGTTCTTTTATGTACTTCCAACATATCTGACGTCAAAATTTCTATGTTGTCAGATGAAGACTTTGAGGAG GAAGAATGTGAAGATCTTCGTCTGTTGGCCCAGAAAGAATCCTTTAAAAGGCTTACTGTT GGTGATCTTGAGGAGAAAGCGAGAAATATACATAGGGACATAGTGAGCCAT TGGATCAATAAAGAACTTAGGAGACTGGAAAAGTTAATTGAAATGGCGCACGAGAAAGGTTGGCGCAATGA GATGCATGAGTACATGGATAAGAAAAAACTCTTACGCGAACCATCTGAGAGACAACGTCTTCTGGAAGAGGTCCCAGAAGTTATTCCAGATACAGAATATAGTAAAGATACCAAATTTCAAGTTGCGGCAAAAGACAAGTCTATTCAGAAGAATACAGTTGCTTTTCAAG GTACCAATGGAGGGAAAGTTTTTCCTTTGAAAAGATGCTCCGAAGAAAACTCTAAAG CTACTAAAGCCGATGCTGATGGCGGTACATCCGGAACTCATGTTCAGAAACAGGGCACCAAAG CCACTGAAGCCAATGTTGCTGGTGATATTCTGTGTGTTCAAAAGCAGGACACTGAAG CTACTGAAGCCAACGCAGATGGTGATACACCTgcaatgcatgttcaaaggcagAACACTGAAG CTACTAAAGCCAACACTGCTGGTGATACACCTGGAAAATTTGTTCAAAAGCAGGGTGCTGAAG CTAGTGATGCTGACATGACAACTCAAGTTATTATCCTCGATGATGACGAAGATGATAATCTGTCCGAGAAAGGTGATCAAACAGCAGTTGCTGATCTGGATGCTAATGGTGCCGGGAATACTTGTCCGGTGCGACATGAGACAAATAACAGCAGGGGTCAGAAACCTGCGAAGGTGAAGGGGCTAATGTCACAGCGCAAGTGTGTGTGGTATTACATCGACCCTCAAGGTGATGAACAAGGGCCATTTACAATGGAGCATCTGCGCCATTGGTGGAATGATGGCCACTTCCCTGAGGATTTTAAAGTATGGAGAACAGGCCAAACTAGCGACTCGGCCATTTTGCTCAGAGATGCCCTGCAGGTGACGAGGTAG
- the LOC133884328 gene encoding uncharacterized protein At5g08430-like isoform X1, translated as MGKGSSGRRLRGGGCSAGGSKRPRRVAEEEAEAEAEAEAGEDYCFVCKDGGELRVCDFRSCHKAYHPGCVGKDSDFLSSDEEFICEWHTCFICEGRTRYYCFCCPHHTFCQGCVKQAEFVPVIRKTKGFCWNCLRMAIMIERNVDVDSDGERVDFSDRETYEFLFKEYWEIVKDKEGLTLHNLEEAYVFLKKGLNHKQDSDLEILPDEEHKSDDDFSGRSDDGDDEPSSLPNLNGPSKKVKVFLKKGKSKKNAYVGWGSKELIGFLLSIGKDTSKSLDQIGAAEVVKEYIRQKGLLQKDKKKHVICDDKLHSLFRKSKLMYNRIYSLLERHIAENMTSEDETLSSSEDNNDSVMKKKARTVSYECSTPKRTSEINKRCFASLVRDNIKLIYLKRSLVMDLLKEPDTFGNKVIGCFVRVKNDPKDFSYQMPKRLYQLGQVTGIRKSSEEYKIRDIYTDVLLCTSNISDVKISMLSDEDFEEEECEDLRLLAQKESFKRLTVGDLEEKARNIHRDIVSHWINKELRRLEKLIEMAHEKGWRNEMHEYMDKKKLLREPSERQRLLEEVPEVIPDTEYSKDTKFQVAAKDKSIQKNTVAFQGTNGGKVFPLKRCSEENSKGIDWEIALSLKSCSEEKPKATKADADGGTSGTHVQKQGTKATEANVAGDILCVQKQDTEATEANADGDTPAMHVQRQNTEATKANTAGDTPGKFVQKQGAEASDADMTTQVIILDDDEDDNLSEKGDQTAVADLDANGAGNTCPVRHETNNSRGQKPAKVKGLMSQRKCVWYYIDPQGDEQGPFTMEHLRHWWNDGHFPEDFKVWRTGQTSDSAILLRDALQVTR; from the exons ATGGGCAAAGGGAGTAGCGGGAGGCGCCTCCGTGGAGGCGGCTGCAGCGCGGGCGGGAGCAAGCGGCCGCGGCGGgttgcggaggaggaggcggaggcggaggcggaggcggaggcaggggAGGACTACTGCTTCGTCTGCAAGGACGGCGGCGAGCTCCGCGTCTGCGACTTCAG GAGCTGCCACAAAGCTTACCATCCTGGTTGCGTGGGAAAAGACAGTGACTTTCTCAGTTCGGATGAAGAATTCATTTGCG AATGGCATACATGCTTTATTTGCGAAGGGCGTACACGCTACTACTGCTTCTGTTGTCCACACCACACTTTTTGTCAAGGTTGCGTGAAACAAGCAGAATTCGTCCCAGTCATCAGGAAAACAAAGGGATTTTGCTGGAACTGTTTAAGGATGGCAATCATGATTGAGAGGAACGTTGATGTTGACTCTGATGGG gagaGGGTTGATTTCAGTGACAGGGAGACttatgaatttttatttaaGGAGTACTGGGAGATAGTTAAAGACAAAGAGGGCTTGACGCTGCATAACCTTGAAGAAGCTtatgtttttctgaaaaaaggCCTAAACCACAAACAAGATTCAGATTTGGAAATACTTCCTGATGAAGAGCACAAGTCAGATGATGATTTCTCGGGCCGTAGTGATGATGGTGATGACGAACCATCTTCCCTACCCAACTTAAATGGACCATCAAAGAAAGTTAAAGTCTTTCTGAAGAAAGGCAAGTCAAAGAAGAATGCCTATGTGGGTTGGGGTTCAAAAGAGCTCATTGGGTTCCTTTTATCAATAGGCAAAGATACATCAAAATCTCTAGATCAAATTGGTGCTGCCGAAGTTGTGAAGGAGTACATTCGTCAAAAAGGTCTTTTGcaaaaagataagaaaaaacATGTCATATGTGATGACAAGCTCCATTCTTTGTTTAGGAAATCGAAACTGATGTACAACAGGATATATAGCTTGCTAGAAAGGCATATTGCTGAAAATATGACATCAGAGGATGAAACTCTTTCTAGTTCTGAGGATAACAATGATTCGGTTATGAAAAAGAAAGCTCGGACTGTGAGCTATGAATGCAGTACTCCAAAGCGCACTTCAGAAATAAACAAGAGATGCTTTGCTTCTCTTGTTCGGGATAACATTAAGTTGATCTATTTGAAGCGATCTTTAGTTATGGACCTACTAAAGGAGCCAGATACATTTGGAAATAAAGTTATTGGCTGTTTTGTTAGAGTAAAGAATGATCCTAAAGATTTTAGTTACCAGATGCCTAAAAGGTTGTACCAACTTGGACAAGTAACAG GCATCAGGAAATCCTCAGAAGAATACAAGATAAGGGACATATATACAGATGTTCTTTTATGTACTTCCAACATATCTGACGTCAAAATTTCTATGTTGTCAGATGAAGACTTTGAGGAG GAAGAATGTGAAGATCTTCGTCTGTTGGCCCAGAAAGAATCCTTTAAAAGGCTTACTGTT GGTGATCTTGAGGAGAAAGCGAGAAATATACATAGGGACATAGTGAGCCAT TGGATCAATAAAGAACTTAGGAGACTGGAAAAGTTAATTGAAATGGCGCACGAGAAAGGTTGGCGCAATGA GATGCATGAGTACATGGATAAGAAAAAACTCTTACGCGAACCATCTGAGAGACAACGTCTTCTGGAAGAGGTCCCAGAAGTTATTCCAGATACAGAATATAGTAAAGATACCAAATTTCAAGTTGCGGCAAAAGACAAGTCTATTCAGAAGAATACAGTTGCTTTTCAAG GTACCAATGGAGGGAAAGTTTTTCCTTTGAAAAGATGCTCCGAAGAAAACTCTAAAG GTATTGATTGGGAGATAGCTCTTTCCTTGAAAAGTTGCTCAGAAGAAAAACCTAAAG CTACTAAAGCCGATGCTGATGGCGGTACATCCGGAACTCATGTTCAGAAACAGGGCACCAAAG CCACTGAAGCCAATGTTGCTGGTGATATTCTGTGTGTTCAAAAGCAGGACACTGAAG CTACTGAAGCCAACGCAGATGGTGATACACCTgcaatgcatgttcaaaggcagAACACTGAAG CTACTAAAGCCAACACTGCTGGTGATACACCTGGAAAATTTGTTCAAAAGCAGGGTGCTGAAG CTAGTGATGCTGACATGACAACTCAAGTTATTATCCTCGATGATGACGAAGATGATAATCTGTCCGAGAAAGGTGATCAAACAGCAGTTGCTGATCTGGATGCTAATGGTGCCGGGAATACTTGTCCGGTGCGACATGAGACAAATAACAGCAGGGGTCAGAAACCTGCGAAGGTGAAGGGGCTAATGTCACAGCGCAAGTGTGTGTGGTATTACATCGACCCTCAAGGTGATGAACAAGGGCCATTTACAATGGAGCATCTGCGCCATTGGTGGAATGATGGCCACTTCCCTGAGGATTTTAAAGTATGGAGAACAGGCCAAACTAGCGACTCGGCCATTTTGCTCAGAGATGCCCTGCAGGTGACGAGGTAG
- the LOC133884328 gene encoding uncharacterized protein At5g08430-like isoform X2, which yields MGKGSSGRRLRGGGCSAGGSKRPRRVAEEEAEAEAEAEAGEDYCFVCKDGGELRVCDFRSCHKAYHPGCVGKDSDFLSSDEEFICEWHTCFICEGRTRYYCFCCPHHTFCQGCVKQAEFVPVIRKTKGFCWNCLRMAIMIERNVDVDSDGERVDFSDRETYEFLFKEYWEIVKDKEGLTLHNLEEAYVFLKKGLNHKQDSDLEILPDEEHKSDDDFSGRSDDGDDEPSSLPNLNGPSKKVKVFLKKGKSKKNAYVGWGSKELIGFLLSIGKDTSKSLDQIGAAEVVKEYIRQKGLLQKDKKKHVICDDKLHSLFRKSKLMYNRIYSLLERHIAENMTSEDETLSSSEDNNDSVMKKKARTVSYECSTPKRTSEINKRCFASLVRDNIKLIYLKRSLVMDLLKEPDTFGNKVIGCFVRVKNDPKDFSYQMPKRLYQLGQVTGIRKSSEEYKIRDIYTDVLLCTSNISDVKISMLSDEDFEEEECEDLRLLAQKESFKRLTVGDLEEKARNIHRDIVSHWINKELRRLEKLIEMAHEKGWRNEMHEYMDKKKLLREPSERQRLLEEVPEVIPDTEYSKDTKFQVAAKDKSIQKNTVAFQGIDWEIALSLKSCSEEKPKATKADADGGTSGTHVQKQGTKATEANVAGDILCVQKQDTEATEANADGDTPAMHVQRQNTEATKANTAGDTPGKFVQKQGAEASDADMTTQVIILDDDEDDNLSEKGDQTAVADLDANGAGNTCPVRHETNNSRGQKPAKVKGLMSQRKCVWYYIDPQGDEQGPFTMEHLRHWWNDGHFPEDFKVWRTGQTSDSAILLRDALQVTR from the exons ATGGGCAAAGGGAGTAGCGGGAGGCGCCTCCGTGGAGGCGGCTGCAGCGCGGGCGGGAGCAAGCGGCCGCGGCGGgttgcggaggaggaggcggaggcggaggcggaggcggaggcaggggAGGACTACTGCTTCGTCTGCAAGGACGGCGGCGAGCTCCGCGTCTGCGACTTCAG GAGCTGCCACAAAGCTTACCATCCTGGTTGCGTGGGAAAAGACAGTGACTTTCTCAGTTCGGATGAAGAATTCATTTGCG AATGGCATACATGCTTTATTTGCGAAGGGCGTACACGCTACTACTGCTTCTGTTGTCCACACCACACTTTTTGTCAAGGTTGCGTGAAACAAGCAGAATTCGTCCCAGTCATCAGGAAAACAAAGGGATTTTGCTGGAACTGTTTAAGGATGGCAATCATGATTGAGAGGAACGTTGATGTTGACTCTGATGGG gagaGGGTTGATTTCAGTGACAGGGAGACttatgaatttttatttaaGGAGTACTGGGAGATAGTTAAAGACAAAGAGGGCTTGACGCTGCATAACCTTGAAGAAGCTtatgtttttctgaaaaaaggCCTAAACCACAAACAAGATTCAGATTTGGAAATACTTCCTGATGAAGAGCACAAGTCAGATGATGATTTCTCGGGCCGTAGTGATGATGGTGATGACGAACCATCTTCCCTACCCAACTTAAATGGACCATCAAAGAAAGTTAAAGTCTTTCTGAAGAAAGGCAAGTCAAAGAAGAATGCCTATGTGGGTTGGGGTTCAAAAGAGCTCATTGGGTTCCTTTTATCAATAGGCAAAGATACATCAAAATCTCTAGATCAAATTGGTGCTGCCGAAGTTGTGAAGGAGTACATTCGTCAAAAAGGTCTTTTGcaaaaagataagaaaaaacATGTCATATGTGATGACAAGCTCCATTCTTTGTTTAGGAAATCGAAACTGATGTACAACAGGATATATAGCTTGCTAGAAAGGCATATTGCTGAAAATATGACATCAGAGGATGAAACTCTTTCTAGTTCTGAGGATAACAATGATTCGGTTATGAAAAAGAAAGCTCGGACTGTGAGCTATGAATGCAGTACTCCAAAGCGCACTTCAGAAATAAACAAGAGATGCTTTGCTTCTCTTGTTCGGGATAACATTAAGTTGATCTATTTGAAGCGATCTTTAGTTATGGACCTACTAAAGGAGCCAGATACATTTGGAAATAAAGTTATTGGCTGTTTTGTTAGAGTAAAGAATGATCCTAAAGATTTTAGTTACCAGATGCCTAAAAGGTTGTACCAACTTGGACAAGTAACAG GCATCAGGAAATCCTCAGAAGAATACAAGATAAGGGACATATATACAGATGTTCTTTTATGTACTTCCAACATATCTGACGTCAAAATTTCTATGTTGTCAGATGAAGACTTTGAGGAG GAAGAATGTGAAGATCTTCGTCTGTTGGCCCAGAAAGAATCCTTTAAAAGGCTTACTGTT GGTGATCTTGAGGAGAAAGCGAGAAATATACATAGGGACATAGTGAGCCAT TGGATCAATAAAGAACTTAGGAGACTGGAAAAGTTAATTGAAATGGCGCACGAGAAAGGTTGGCGCAATGA GATGCATGAGTACATGGATAAGAAAAAACTCTTACGCGAACCATCTGAGAGACAACGTCTTCTGGAAGAGGTCCCAGAAGTTATTCCAGATACAGAATATAGTAAAGATACCAAATTTCAAGTTGCGGCAAAAGACAAGTCTATTCAGAAGAATACAGTTGCTTTTCAAG GTATTGATTGGGAGATAGCTCTTTCCTTGAAAAGTTGCTCAGAAGAAAAACCTAAAG CTACTAAAGCCGATGCTGATGGCGGTACATCCGGAACTCATGTTCAGAAACAGGGCACCAAAG CCACTGAAGCCAATGTTGCTGGTGATATTCTGTGTGTTCAAAAGCAGGACACTGAAG CTACTGAAGCCAACGCAGATGGTGATACACCTgcaatgcatgttcaaaggcagAACACTGAAG CTACTAAAGCCAACACTGCTGGTGATACACCTGGAAAATTTGTTCAAAAGCAGGGTGCTGAAG CTAGTGATGCTGACATGACAACTCAAGTTATTATCCTCGATGATGACGAAGATGATAATCTGTCCGAGAAAGGTGATCAAACAGCAGTTGCTGATCTGGATGCTAATGGTGCCGGGAATACTTGTCCGGTGCGACATGAGACAAATAACAGCAGGGGTCAGAAACCTGCGAAGGTGAAGGGGCTAATGTCACAGCGCAAGTGTGTGTGGTATTACATCGACCCTCAAGGTGATGAACAAGGGCCATTTACAATGGAGCATCTGCGCCATTGGTGGAATGATGGCCACTTCCCTGAGGATTTTAAAGTATGGAGAACAGGCCAAACTAGCGACTCGGCCATTTTGCTCAGAGATGCCCTGCAGGTGACGAGGTAG
- the LOC133885589 gene encoding uncharacterized protein LOC133885589, with product MATARGLLLPCILSFLLAVSAFDSAPLSTLVAASANGSSRDDVPAQLSAYEMLEGFGFPRGILPVGVTAYKYRPSDGAFQVYFDGDCEFEVPGGYRLTYRRVISGNVEGGSIRNLGGVSVRMFLLNWGIDRVVMEDPGHLMFYVGPLSQAFPADSFEESPECRCRSRGDDGDGFDVAAM from the coding sequence ATGGCCACCGCGCGCGGCCTTCTCCTACCGTGCATCCTCTCGTTCCTCCTCGCCGTCTCGGCCTTCGACTCCGCGCCCCTCTCGACGCTCGTCGCCGCCTCCGCCAATGGCAGCTCGCGCGACGACGTCCCCGCCCAGCTGAGCGCGTACGAGATGCTGGAGGGGTTCGGCTTCCCCAGGGGCATCCTGCCGGTGGGCGTGACAGCGTACAAGTACCGGCCGTCGGACGGCGCGTTCCAGGTGTACTTTGACGGGGACTGCGAGTTCGAGGTCCCCGGCGGGTACCGCCTCACGTACCGGCGGGTGATCTCCGGCAACGTCGAGGGGGGCAGCATCCGGAACCTCGGTGGCGTCTCGGTGAGGATGTTCCTGCTGAACTGGGGCATCGACCGCGTCGTCATGGAGGACCCGGGCCATCTCATGTTCTACGTCGGCCCGCTGTCGCAGGCGTTCCCGGCCGACAGCTTCGAGGAGTCCCCCGAGTGCCGGTGCCGAAGCCGCGGCGACGACGGGGACGGCTTTGACGTGGCGGCGATGTAG